GCGATGCGTGACCGGACTATTGCCCGCGCTTCCCACCAATTGTTCGAAAGCGCCGTCCGCGGTGGCGAACCAGTGCTTGTCGAACAGCCACACCGCGCTGACGCCGAAACCCACTGACTTGAAGCCCGCGCTGGCGTGGTATTGCGAATACTGCGAATGGGCCGCCTGACTCTGATTCACGCCGAACCAGCTATTCATGTAGGTGGAGTCCGCGAGCGACACATTCGGGCCGGCGAACCAGAAGAACTTGTTGGTGCTGCCCGGCATCGGCATATACGCGCCGAAATCGCCGATCCAGCCATTCGAGCCGCCGAAATAGCGTCTCACGTCCGCACGCAGCACCAGCGGGAAATCCTTCGAGATCACATATTCGCCGGCCAGTTTGATGCCCGGCGCGGGATTGATATTGCCGAGGCCGTTCAGTTCCTGCGGGTCGTCATGGCCGCGCCGTCCAAGATCGTAGACGGCCGCAAGACTCGCGCGCCAGTTCGGGCCTTGTGCGAAGTTGACACCGAAACCCTCGCCGCTCGACAGGAAGAACAGATCCTTGTAGCGCACGTCCACGCTCGGACCGGTCATCAGGTGATACCGGTCGGATCCTTCATAGCGCGGCTGGAACGACGTCGCCATGCCGAGGCGCACCTGCCAGTCCGGGATATTCGGCTGCCACATCTTCTGCAGCGGAATACCGACCGAATATTGCCATTCGCCGAGCGGCGACGGTGTCTGAGCCGAGACCGACCCCGGTAGCACGGCGACACCGCCAATAGTCGCGGCGACGAGAGAAGTCGCCGCGATGCCTGTTTGTTTATTGCGGAGCCTGCCGCCCCGCTTTCTACGGCTGTTGAACACCAGAATTCTCCGATCTCGCATGTCGCGAGGAGGGTTATGGGTTCGCCCAAGGCCCGCAATGGATAAAAACGGCCCCGGGCGGCCGCCGCTCTGTCAGGTGCGGCATGTAACTTTTTCAGCGAACGGCACGCGCTGTCCGGCAAAACACACGACTTGCACGCGGCCGATGGTCCGTCAGACGGACATTTGTCTAACCAGACCGGTGCGAAAGATTTGCCGATGGATGCATCTTTGCAAAA
Above is a genomic segment from Paraburkholderia aromaticivorans containing:
- a CDS encoding MipA/OmpV family protein — translated: MFNSRRKRGGRLRNKQTGIAATSLVAATIGGVAVLPGSVSAQTPSPLGEWQYSVGIPLQKMWQPNIPDWQVRLGMATSFQPRYEGSDRYHLMTGPSVDVRYKDLFFLSSGEGFGVNFAQGPNWRASLAAVYDLGRRGHDDPQELNGLGNINPAPGIKLAGEYVISKDFPLVLRADVRRYFGGSNGWIGDFGAYMPMPGSTNKFFWFAGPNVSLADSTYMNSWFGVNQSQAAHSQYSQYHASAGFKSVGFGVSAVWLFDKHWFATADGAFEQLVGSAGNSPVTHRKANGVADISINYRF